The nucleotide window CGAGCATTACATCAATGTCTTCACGGTGCTGAAGAACCTCGGCCTGCTTTCCGAGCAGCCGGTCAGAACCGCCGAGGGGCTGGATGTCGTGCCGCTGAAAGTGGTCAAGGCGGTGCTGCCCGACCCGGCCAGCCTCGCCCCCGATTACGAGGGCAAGACCTGCATCGGCGACCTGGTCAAGGGCACGCTGGACGGCAAGCCGGGCGAGGTCTTCATCTACAACGTTGCCGACCACAAGGACGCCTATAACGAGGTCGGCAGCCAGGGCATCAGCTACACCGCCGGCGTGCCGCCGGTCGCGGCGGCGATCCTGGTCGCCCGCGGCACCTGGGACGTGAAAAAGATGGCCAATGTCGAGGATCTGCCGGCCCGGCCCTTCCTGGAACTGCTGGGCGCCCTGGGCCTGCCCACCCGCGTCATCGACGCCTCGGGCGATCATCCGCTGTAAGCGTCAAGGCTCCGATCAACCTTAATCAACCCCGCGCCGAGGAACCCCGGCGCGGGGTTTGCGTTTTGCGCCTGCTGCAGCGCGCGGGGAAGTCCCGGGGAAGCATGGAGGGATCATGACACCGGCCGACGACAGAAACCACATGTTCCCCATCTCTGCGCCGGCCGAGAAACGGTCGCTGCCGCGTGTCGCGAACTGGGCGGTGATCGGCATCTTCCTGCTGCTGCTGTTCGGCTTCTTCGCCCAGGCCCGCAGCTTCCTGATGCCAGTCACGCTGGCGCTGCTGCTGTTTTTCGTCTTCATCCCCTTTCGGCGGCTGATGGACCGGCTGGGGATCGGCGCCGTGGTCACCGCCGCCATCGTGTCGCTGGGGTTGGTGGTCTCGGTGGTGGTGATCGGCTTCGTGATCTCCGGCCCGGTGAACCGGCTGGTCGAGAACGCGCCGCAGATCACCGAACGGCTGGAACAACGCTTCACCGAATTGCGCAGCAATTTCCGCGGCATCGAGCGCGCGGCCGAAAAGATCGACGAGATTGCCGGCGGCGGCGCGCCCAAGCCCGAACCCGCCGCCGCGCCGGACGCCACGCCGCCCGACGCGACGCTGACCGGCACGCTCAGCGCGGTCCCCGCCCCCGGCACGCCGCAGCCGCCCGACCAGCAGATCGAGGTCGAGGTGAACGCCACCCCGGAAACCTCGACGCTGGCCAGCGTGCTGAACCTTGGCCCGGCCTTCGTCGGCCAGATCATCTTCACGCTGTTCCTGCTGTTCTTCCTGCTGTCCTCGGGCGACCTGCTCTATCTGAAGATCGTGCAGAGCTTCGACAGCATGCGCGAAAAGCGCGCCGCCTATCTGGCGCTGCGCGAGATCGAGGACAGCCTGGGCACCTATCTGGGCGCCATCACCCTGATCAATGCCTGCCTTGCCGTCGCCATCGGCCTGGCGATGTGGGCCTGGGGCATGCCCAGTCCGCTGCTGTTCGGGCTGGCCGCCTTCCTGCTGAACTACATCCCCTATCTGGGGTCGGTCACCGGCATCATCATCGCGACCCTGGTCGGTCTTTTCGTCCATGACGACCTGTTCACGCCGCTGATGGTCGGGCTGACCTATCTGGGCCTGACCGCATTGGAAGGCCAGCTCATCACTCCGTATTTCGTCTCGCGGCGCTTGCAGCTCAATACGGTGGTGGTGTTCCTGACCGTGGCGCTCTGGGCCTGGCTCTGGTCGGTGCTCGGCATGATCGTGGCGGTGCCGCTGCTGGTGGTCATGCGCGTGCTGGCCGATCACATCCCCGGCCTGGAGAAATTCGGCAACTTCCTGGCCGGCGAGGATCCCCCGGCGCTGGAGGACGAGGACGAGGAGGAGGCGCGCGAACTGGTCGAGGCCGGCGACGAGGCCGAGACCGCCGCGGAAGCCTCGGCCGCGACCATGGTGCTGGCCACCAAGGAGTGATCGCCCGGCCCCATGCAGGCACTGGATAATCGCGCAAAACATGGCATGATCGCGACGCCAGCCGTGGACGAATCGCGACATGCCCGAATACGACGCCTCACCCGACCCGAACCAGCCGCGGCTGCGCATCGGCTTTCTGCTGACCCCGCGTTTCACGCTGTCGGCCTTTGCCACATTCGTGGACGTGCTGCGCCTGGCCGCCGATGACGGCGACGGCTCGCGGCCGATCCGCTGCCGCTGGCGGGTGCTTTCCCCCGACATGGCGCCGGTGCAGTCCTCCTGCGGGATGCGCATCGAACCCGAGGAGCGGCTGGGCGACCCGGCGCGCTTCGACTACATCATCACCGTCGGCGGGCTGATCGACGGCGGCCCCGGCCTTTCGCCGGACCAGGCCGCCTTCCTGCGCCGGGCGGCGGCAGCGCGGGTGTCGCTGGGCGGGCTTTGCACCGGGGTGTTCGCCATGGCCCGGATCGGGTTGATGGACGGTTACCGCTGCTGCGTCAGCTGGTTCCACCACCAGGATTTCCTGGCCGAGTTCGAGAAGATGCGCCCGGTCTCGGACCAGATCTTCGTCGTGGACCGCGACCGGCTTTCCTGCTCGGGCGGGGTCAGCGCCGCGCATCTGGCGGCCTTCCTGATCGACCGCCACCTGGGCCGGGCGGCGGCGCGCAAGGCGCTGTCGATCCTGATGATCGACGAGCCGATGGAGGGCGACCGCCCCCAGCCCGGCCTGCCGCTGGAGCTGAATGCCCGCGACCCGCTGGTGCGCCGCGCCCTGCTGGCCATGCAGCAGAACCTGCACGCGCCCCTGCCCATCGCCCGCATCGCCCGCGACCTGGGCGTCGGCCGGCGCAAGCTCGAGCGGCATTTCAACGCCGACCTCGGCATCCCGCCCGCCGATGCCTCGATCCGCATCCGGCTGGCGCAGGCCCGGATGCTGCTGGCGCGCACCGACCGCACCGTGACCCGCATCGCCGAGGAAACCGGCTTCTGCGACGCCTCGCATCTGATCCGGGTCTTCCGCGAGACCGAGGGCACCACCCCCGACCTCTGGCGCCAGAGCCGCGACATTCTGGCTGCGGACGCGCTTTAGGCCGCAGCGCGCGTTGCTTCCGCCCAGCCTGCAACCGCCGCCGATCCTTCGCATAATGGCGGCGTTTTTCGCATGAGCATGGGAGCAAGACATGCCGAACAAAGCCACAGTCCGGGGCCTGCTGATCGACGCCAGCCTCGCCCCCATCGCCGGGGGCAAGATCGTCGCCACGCTGGCCGGGTCCGACGTGTTCGAGGATGGGGTGCGGGTGGTGACGCAGAAGGTCGAGGCCACCACCGACGCGCAGGGCGCATGGTCGCTGCCGCTGATCGTCAATGCCGAGGGCGCCGCGGCCGGCACCAGCTGGACCATCGAGGGTTACGACCCCTATATCGCCAAGGTCTTCGAGCTGAAATCGCTGTTCATCGCCACGCCGCTGGCGATCACCCTGGCCGATCTGGAAAAGACCAGCGCGCAGAACCTGAGGGCGGCCAGAGAGGGCGATGCGGCGCGGCTGATCGTGGCGGCAAGCCATGACGCATACGAGGCCCTGCCGGCCGACCGCAAACGCGGCAATGACATCGTGCTGATCAAGGCGGCCTGACATCCCGGCACCCCGCCTGAAGGCGGCCGTATCACCTGCGATGTTCAGGGGGAGAATGGTAGCGGAGGAGGGATTTGAACCCCCGACACAAGGATTATGATTCCTCTGCTCTAACCAGCTGAGCTACTCCGCCACGGAGTGGGTGCGATTTACGGCGGGCGGCTGGGGGCGTCAAGGGCTCTCGAACAGTTTTCCGCAAGTTTTTCCGTGCCGTCCCCGTCGCATGGCGGACCCCGAAAAAACAGCGCGCCCGCCTTCGGGAAACCGGGGCGGGCGCTTGCATGAAAGCCGCTTGCGGATCAGACCGCGATGCCGTTGCGGCCGGCCAGATCGGTGAAG belongs to Paracoccus sp. TOH and includes:
- a CDS encoding AI-2E family transporter, with the protein product MFPISAPAEKRSLPRVANWAVIGIFLLLLFGFFAQARSFLMPVTLALLLFFVFIPFRRLMDRLGIGAVVTAAIVSLGLVVSVVVIGFVISGPVNRLVENAPQITERLEQRFTELRSNFRGIERAAEKIDEIAGGGAPKPEPAAAPDATPPDATLTGTLSAVPAPGTPQPPDQQIEVEVNATPETSTLASVLNLGPAFVGQIIFTLFLLFFLLSSGDLLYLKIVQSFDSMREKRAAYLALREIEDSLGTYLGAITLINACLAVAIGLAMWAWGMPSPLLFGLAAFLLNYIPYLGSVTGIIIATLVGLFVHDDLFTPLMVGLTYLGLTALEGQLITPYFVSRRLQLNTVVVFLTVALWAWLWSVLGMIVAVPLLVVMRVLADHIPGLEKFGNFLAGEDPPALEDEDEEEARELVEAGDEAETAAEASAATMVLATKE
- a CDS encoding GlxA family transcriptional regulator: MPEYDASPDPNQPRLRIGFLLTPRFTLSAFATFVDVLRLAADDGDGSRPIRCRWRVLSPDMAPVQSSCGMRIEPEERLGDPARFDYIITVGGLIDGGPGLSPDQAAFLRRAAAARVSLGGLCTGVFAMARIGLMDGYRCCVSWFHHQDFLAEFEKMRPVSDQIFVVDRDRLSCSGGVSAAHLAAFLIDRHLGRAAARKALSILMIDEPMEGDRPQPGLPLELNARDPLVRRALLAMQQNLHAPLPIARIARDLGVGRRKLERHFNADLGIPPADASIRIRLAQARMLLARTDRTVTRIAEETGFCDASHLIRVFRETEGTTPDLWRQSRDILAADAL